A genome region from Alphaproteobacteria bacterium includes the following:
- a CDS encoding ankyrin repeat domain-containing protein, producing the protein MSVPENDTGGKKKKGDGLLKKAFNAARRLSLWLRQGSLDRGLVAAAKNGRDIRAAFLIASGADIRTQNNAPLKLASEFAHMNVLRVLLKHGVSANEEQGAALHIAVANGQRDVAKYLMQQGADIHAQHDKAIIIASSLRNTRMMDLLIDSGADVNARYGDPLKIAAQTGNEHVARQLIRAGAIVNINDNAALYTACRYGQKNVAEVLVDAGGDIHARNGVMVDVAAAYGHTRVLEFLLKRGAKIPADGGLALRWARENGQLHCARIIEDHLAAKGSKAPPPAPKP; encoded by the coding sequence ATGTCTGTCCCCGAAAACGATACCGGCGGCAAGAAAAAGAAGGGCGACGGCCTCCTCAAAAAGGCCTTTAACGCCGCGCGCCGCCTGTCGCTCTGGCTGCGTCAGGGCAGCCTCGACCGCGGGCTGGTGGCGGCGGCGAAAAACGGCCGCGATATCCGCGCCGCATTCCTGATCGCGTCGGGCGCCGATATCCGCACACAGAACAACGCGCCCTTGAAGCTTGCTAGCGAATTCGCGCATATGAACGTGCTGCGCGTGCTGCTGAAACACGGCGTATCGGCGAACGAGGAACAGGGCGCCGCCCTGCATATCGCCGTCGCCAACGGCCAGCGCGACGTGGCGAAATACCTGATGCAGCAGGGTGCCGATATCCATGCGCAGCACGACAAGGCGATTATCATCGCGTCATCCTTGCGCAATACGCGCATGATGGACCTGCTGATCGACAGCGGCGCGGATGTGAACGCGCGCTATGGCGATCCGCTGAAAATCGCGGCGCAGACCGGTAACGAACATGTCGCGCGGCAGCTGATCCGCGCGGGCGCGATCGTCAACATCAACGATAACGCAGCGCTTTACACCGCCTGCCGCTACGGCCAGAAAAACGTGGCCGAGGTGCTGGTGGATGCGGGCGGCGATATCCATGCGCGCAACGGCGTGATGGTCGATGTGGCTGCCGCCTATGGCCATACCCGCGTGCTGGAATTCCTGCTGAAGCGCGGCGCGAAAATCCCCGCCGACGGCGGCCTGGCGCTCCGCTGGGCGCGTGAAAACGGGCAGCTTCACTGCGCCCGCATCATCGAAGACCATCTGGCGGCCAAGGGCAGCAAAGCCCCGCCGCCCGCCCCGAAACCATGA